The DNA region CGGCCACGGCGGCCCCGTAGCCGGCGGCGGTCAGCAGGAACGAGCCGATGCCGTTCTCGCGGATGCCGGCCTGACCGGCGGCCCAGCCGACCGCCGAGACCGCGAACGCGGAGCCCGCCAGCGAGAACAGCCCCACCAGGCCCAGTCCCGCGAGCGCCCCGAGGTCCTTCAGCTTCAGCACGACCGGGTTGCCCGGGTCCTCCTCCAGGTCCCACAGGGCGCGCAGGCTCTCCCTGAGCGTGCCCACCCAGTTGACGCCGGTGACGACCAGCAGCAGACCGGCTACGAGCCCGATCGTCCCGGCGTTGTCGGCGAGGGACCGCAGGTCCAACTCGTGGGAGATGCCCGGGACTTGACGGTCGATCGTGTGCTGCACGGTCCGCAGGCGCCCGGACGTCAGCAGTGAGGCCCCGACGGCGGCGAAGACCGCGAGCATCGGAAAGAGCGAGATGAAGCTGGTGAAGGTGACGGACGCGGCGTGCCGGTTCCACTTGCGCTCGTCCAGGTGCTGGTAGACCCGCCAGACGCGGGTACGGAAGAACCACGCCGCCAGGGGACCGATCACCGGCAGCCTCGTCAGCCACTCCATGATCGCCGGTTACCCGCTGCACGCCCGCTCATCCGGCGGTGTGCGCAGCGGGCCGGTTCGACGAGTCAGGCCGTGTACGTCCGGCGGGCCGCCTCAGTCCGGCGTGCGTCTCAGTGCAGCGGCGCGAAGGAGTCCGCGCCGTCCTCACGCAGCGGGAACGTCTGCGGCACCTGACGGGGCACGCCCGACACCGAGAGCGGAGTGTCCTCGCCGGACCCGAAGACGAACTTCCGCTGGAGCCGCCACACCAGGTCCGAGCCCTGCTCGTAGAGCGCGAAGCCCGTGGCCGTCCAGGACGCCTCGAAACCGGCCAGCTCCTCCTGCGCCCGGTCCATCGACTCCTCGGAGATGCCGTGCGCGACCGTGACGTGCGGGTGGTACGGGAAGGCCAGCTCACGCGCCACCGGGCCCTCCGGCGCACGCACCTGCTCCTGTAGCCACGAGCACGCCGACGCGCCCTCGACGAGTTTCACGAAGACCACCGGCGAGAGCGGCCGGAAGGTGTCCGTGCCGGACAGCCGCAGCCTGAACGCACGACCCGCCGCCGCCACCCGCGCCAGATGCGCCTCGATCCGGGGACGGTCGGCCGGAGCGGCCTCGGTCGGCGGAAGCAGCGTGATGTGGGTGGGGATGCCATGAGCCGCCGGGTCGCCGAAGCTCGCACGCCTCTGCTGGAGCAGGCTGCCGTGCGGCTCGGGGACGGCGATCGATACGCCGAGCGTGACGGTCCCCACCTCGTGCTCCTTCCTGCTCGATGGCCGGTCCGCGGCCCGCTGTCTTGGGTTGTGCGCCGTGAGCTGCATGTACATCCGTGGTCGTGATCCGCTGTCGGCGGTCGCGCCGTGGAGGCGTGCTGTGTAGCTGTTACGGGGCGGGACCGCGCTTCCTCCGCCGTCCCGCCGTCTCAGTGCTTGCCGGGGAGCAGGCCCACCTTGTCGTACGCCTGCGTCAGCGTCTCCGCCGCGACGGCCCTCGCCTTCTCCGCGCCCTTCGCCAGGAGCGAGTCCAGCGTCTCCGGGTCGTCGAGGTATTCCCGGGTGCGGGCGCGGAACGGACCGGCCCATTCGCTCACGATCTCGGCCAGGTCGGTCTTCAGCGCACCGTAACCCTTGCCCTCGTAAGTCTGCTCCACTTCCGCGATTGTCGAGTCCGTGAGCGTGGCGTGGATCGTGAGCAGATTGCTGACGCCCGGCTTGTTCTCGGGGTCGAAGCGAATCTCGGTGCCGGTGTCCGTCACCGCGCTCTTGATCTTCTTCGCGGAGGACTTCGGGTCGTCCAGGAGGTCGATGATGCCCTTCGGCGACGACGCCGACTTGCTCATCTTGAT from Streptomyces marispadix includes:
- a CDS encoding YihY/virulence factor BrkB family protein, which codes for MEWLTRLPVIGPLAAWFFRTRVWRVYQHLDERKWNRHAASVTFTSFISLFPMLAVFAAVGASLLTSGRLRTVQHTIDRQVPGISHELDLRSLADNAGTIGLVAGLLLVVTGVNWVGTLRESLRALWDLEEDPGNPVVLKLKDLGALAGLGLVGLFSLAGSAFAVSAVGWAAGQAGIRENGIGSFLLTAAGYGAAVAADFALLWYALTVLPGVRPPRRAVVLACTMGAVGFELLKLLLGGYLQGVATKSLYGAFGTPIALLLWISFMAKLMLFCASWTATERTRRPIEEIDALGSGAPEPVETERAAPPPEDEEPPGEETDPEHGPGEATSQDEPRDGRKS
- a CDS encoding 2'-5' RNA ligase family protein; translated protein: MGTVTLGVSIAVPEPHGSLLQQRRASFGDPAAHGIPTHITLLPPTEAAPADRPRIEAHLARVAAAGRAFRLRLSGTDTFRPLSPVVFVKLVEGASACSWLQEQVRAPEGPVARELAFPYHPHVTVAHGISEESMDRAQEELAGFEASWTATGFALYEQGSDLVWRLQRKFVFGSGEDTPLSVSGVPRQVPQTFPLREDGADSFAPLH